Proteins encoded together in one Vigna angularis cultivar LongXiaoDou No.4 chromosome 5, ASM1680809v1, whole genome shotgun sequence window:
- the LOC108340230 gene encoding disease resistance protein Roq1: protein MCSKAIVQYTASSSHAINRYDVFVSFRGEDTRNNFTGFLFQALRRKAIHAFKDDEDLKKGESIAPELLHAIQTSRLFIVVFSKNYASSTWCLRELAEIRNCVQTSPRPVIPVFYDVDPSVVRKQSECYEKAFEEYEKRFREDKAKMEEAERWREALTEVANLSGWDLRNKPQYVQIEEIVQNVINTLGPKICSLPKDELVGIEHRLEELVGIERKLQSVNNVGVVGISGMGGIGKTTLARALYERIYHQYDFHCFIDDVSKIYRDSSSLGVQKQLISQSLNEKNLEISNTSEGTCLIWSRLHNVRALVVLDNVDEVEQLRMFTGKRDILLRECLGEGSIIIVVSRDEHILRTHGVDDIYQVQPLNNENAMQLFCRNAFKVNHILSDYEKLAWDVLYYAEGHPLAIEVIGSSLFGRNVSQWESALARLKEKKSKNIMDVLRISFDQLDEEDKEIFLDIACALCHYDEEYVTEVLKFRGFHPEYGLQVLLDKSLILKGRRCIYMHNLLKDLGRYIVKEESPKEPLKRSRLWDYQDFAKAMSNNQTTEILEVVAVNSFASSKTVRVDGLSKIRQLKFLRLGNMNCSGSLSHLSSELGYLIWHNYPFECLPQSFQPHKLVMLKLRGSSIQRLWSGTKVLPNLKLLDLSDSKELGEMPDVAEALNLKEIVLEGCIRLRKLSPSIGLLSKLTILNLKNCQNLVSLPNSIVGLNSLEYLSVYGCSNLFNELLGEPSNTEHLKKLFSVEGPIHFHSRESVSCLLPSSLTLPCLRELDLRFCNLVEIPDAIGKLRCLEKLNLKGNNFVTLPNLKDLFRLYYLNLQHCKRLKYLPDLPSRTHLPLNLYSYPMQYFEGFIYKVTNEDECMAGLRMFNCPEIVEREQCTSMTFSWMLQMVQSWYNSECLTSLPSLKSLGSIIPGSEIPMWFNNELVSMDNSIIIDVSPFVYDNNWVGVVCCAILGEDLYRTRILEDSRRDLSVEHSDHMCLFYYSRQQFCHEQGIFRGKLNTHDLSLTFRLYDVVVLCAYMKDRDEGFYDFEVKKYGYRWVKKQDLQ, encoded by the exons ATGTGTTCTAAGGCCATCGTCCAATACACCGCTTCTTCATCTCATGCAATTAACAGATACGATGTATTTGTGAGCTTCCGTGGTGAAGACACACGCAACAACTTCACTGGTTTTCTCTTTCAAGCTCTCCGTAGAAAAGCCATCCATGCCTTCAAAGACGATGAAGATCTCAAAAAAGGTGAATCCATAGCACCCGAGCTCCTCCATGCCATTCAAACCTCTCGACTTTTCATTGTTGTCTTCTCAAAGAACTATGCTTCCTCCACCTGGTGCTTGCGTGAACTGGCAGAGATACGTAACTGCGTTCAAACTTCCCCAAGACCTGTTATACCTGTCTTTTATGACGTTGATCCTTCGGTGGTGCGCAAACAAAGTGAATGTTACGAGAAAGCATTTGAAGAATACGAAAAGAGATTCAGAGAAGACAAAGCGAAGATGGAGGAAGCTGAGAGATGGAGAGAAGCTCTCACAGAAGTGGCCAATCTCTCTGGTTGGGATCTTCGAAATAA GCCACAATATGTACAAATTGAAGAAATTGTTCAAAACGTAATAAATACTTTGGGTCCCAAAATTTGTAGTCTTCCAAAGGATGAACTAGTTGGGATAGAGCATAGACTTGAAGAACTAGTTGGGATAGAGCGTAAACTTCAATCAGTTAATAATGTTGGAGTTGTTGGAATCAGTGGGATGGGTGGCATAGGAAAGACTACTCTTGCTCGAGCTTTATACGAAAGAATATATCATCAATAtgattttcattgttttattgATGATGTAAGCAAAATATATCGAGATTCAAGTTCACTAGGTGTACAAAAGCAGTTAATTTCTCAGTCTCTAAATGAGAAAAATCTAGAGATTTCAAATACTTCTGAGGGAACATGTTTGATATGGTCTAGGCTGCACAATGTTAGGGCACTTGTAGTTCTGGACAAtgttgatgaagttgaacaactAAGGATGTTTACAGGGAAGAGAGACATTTTGTTGCGTGAATGTTTAGGTGAAGGGAGTATAATCATCGTAGTTTCTAGGGATGAACATATATTGAGGACTCATGGAGTAGATGACATTTATCAAGTCCAGCCGTTGAATAACGAAAATGCTATGCAGCTGTTTTGTAGAAATGCTTTCAAAGTTAATCATATTTTGAGTGATTATGAAAAGTTGGCATGGGATGTACTATATTATGCTGAGGGCCATCCCTTGGCAATTGAAGTAATCGGGTCATCTTTGTTTGGTCGAAATGTGTCACAATGGGAAAGTGCATTGGCCAGgctaaaagaaaagaaaagtaaaaatattatggatGTTTTGCGTATAAGTTTTGATCAGCTGGATGAAGAAGACaaagaaatatttttggatATTGCATGTGCCCTATGCCATTATGATGAGGAATATGTGACGGAAGTTCTAAAGTTTCGTGGATTTCATCCTGAATATGGTCTACAAGTTCTGCTTGACAAATCACTAATATTAAAAGGGCGTAGGTGTATTTATATGCACAACTTGTTGAAGGACTTGGGTAGGTATATTGTCAAAGAAGAATCACCTAAGGAACCCCTAAAGAGGAGTAGGTTGTGGGATTACCAAGATTTTGCCAAAGCTATGTCAAACAATCAG ACAACTGAAATTCTTGAAGTCGTAGCTGTTAATTCATTTGCGAGTTCTAAAACTGTGAGGGTAGATGGTCTATCGAAAATTAGACAACTTAAGTTTCTTAGACTTGGGAACATGAACTGTTCAGGAAGTCTCAGTCATCTTTCAAGTGAACTAGGATATCTTATTTGGCACAATTATCCTTTTGAGTGTTTGCCTCAAAGTTTTCAGCCACACAAACTAGTTATGTTAAAATTGAGAGGAAGCAGTATTCAACGACTATGGAGTGGCACAAAG GTGCTACCTAATTTGAAGCTTTTGGATCTCTCTGACTCCAAAGAATTAGGTGAGATGCCCGATGTTGCAGAGGCCCTAAATCTTAAAGAAATAGTTCTTGAAGGATGCATACGGCTCCGAAAACTCAGTCCATCGATTGGTCTTCTGAGCAAGCTtactattttgaatttgaaaaactGTCAAAACTTAGTAAGCTTACCCAATAGCATAGTGGGCCTGAATTCTCTTGAATATCTGAGTGTCTATGGTTGTTCAAAtctgtttaatgagttattaggTGAACCAAGTAACACAGAGCATTTGAAGAAGCTTTTTTCAGTTGAAGGTCCTATTCATTTCCACTCAAGAGAGTCAGTTAGTTGTCTGTTACCATCCTCTCTTACTCTCCCTTGTTTGCGTGAACTCGATCTAAGATTCTGTAACTTAGTTGAAATCCCTGATGCCATTGGAAAGTTACGTTGCttagaaaagttaaatttgaagGGAAACAATTTTGTTACATTGCCTAACCTCAAGGACCTTTTCAGACTGTATTATTTAAACTTACAGCACTGCAAGCGATTGAAATACTTGCCTGACCTCCCTTCACGGACTCACTTGCCCTTAAATCTTTACTCGTATCCGATGCAATATTTTGAAGGCTTCATCTATAAGGTGACAAACGAAGATGAATGTATGGCTGGATTAAGGATGTTCAACTGCCCAGAAATAGTTGAGAGGGAACAGTGCACTAGCATGACTTTTTCATGGATGCTACAAATGGTTCAG TCATGGTACAACTCGGAATGTCTTACATCCCTTCCATCCCTCAAAAGTCTTGGAAGTATTATCCCTGGAAGTGAAATACCAATGTGGTTCAACAATGAGCTTGTGAGCATGGACAATTCAATAATCATAGATGTCTCTCCTTTTGTGTATGACAATAATTGGGTAGGTGTTGTGTGCTGTGCAATACTCGGTGAAGATCTTTACAGAACAAGAATTCTTGAGGATTCGAGAAGGGATCTATCTGTGGAGCACTCAGATCATATGTGCCTATTTTATTACTCTCGTCAACAGTTCTGCCATGAACAAGGCATATTTCGGGGCAAACTTAATACACATGACTTGAGTTTGACATTTAGATTATATGACGTGGTAGTACTTTGTGCATACATGAAGGATAGGGACGAGggattttatgattttgaagtgaaaaaataCGGGTATCGGTGGGTTAAAAAGCAGGATCTACAGTGA